A stretch of Arthrobacter sp. NEB 688 DNA encodes these proteins:
- a CDS encoding acyl-CoA dehydrogenase has product MAARVHTTWRAQEWRREDLEVAAGDVLDGLAVARREAGVAERLAADPWRYLSTLATLGSLDLTVARAAEPHLDAVAVLAQAGHPDLSSLGVDAASTFGVYAARAPGAVLVSRTAADGTTRVDGTKAWCSLSTTVSHALVTVDAGARPGLHAVPLRHPGVVHDDGRWVPRGLAAVRTGSMTLTDVPTVAVGEGDWYLERPGFAWGGIGVAAVWFGAAAAVAGRLVDAARRRPPDQVALLHLGAVDRLLHGALLSLRDAARAIGDGSADGRAGALLAARVRAVVADAAEEVLRAVGHGLGPAPLTADDEHAGRVADLTVYLRQHHAERDLAALGALVLDGEETR; this is encoded by the coding sequence GTGGCTGCCCGGGTGCACACGACGTGGCGGGCGCAGGAGTGGCGGCGCGAGGACCTCGAGGTCGCGGCGGGCGACGTCCTCGACGGGCTCGCCGTCGCGCGACGGGAGGCCGGTGTCGCCGAGCGGCTGGCGGCCGACCCGTGGCGCTACCTGTCGACGCTCGCGACCCTGGGGTCCCTGGACCTGACCGTCGCGCGCGCGGCCGAGCCGCACCTCGACGCGGTCGCGGTGCTCGCGCAGGCCGGGCACCCCGACCTGTCCTCGCTCGGGGTGGACGCCGCGAGCACCTTCGGCGTCTACGCGGCGCGGGCGCCGGGCGCCGTCCTGGTGTCGCGGACCGCCGCCGACGGCACGACCCGCGTCGACGGCACGAAGGCCTGGTGCTCCCTGTCGACGACCGTCAGCCACGCGCTCGTCACGGTCGACGCCGGTGCCCGGCCCGGCCTCCACGCCGTCCCCCTGCGCCACCCGGGCGTGGTCCACGACGACGGCCGGTGGGTGCCCCGCGGTCTCGCCGCGGTCCGCACCGGGTCGATGACGCTCACCGACGTCCCGACCGTCGCGGTGGGCGAGGGGGACTGGTACCTCGAGCGTCCGGGCTTCGCCTGGGGTGGGATCGGCGTGGCCGCGGTCTGGTTCGGGGCGGCGGCCGCCGTCGCGGGGCGCCTCGTCGACGCGGCGCGGCGCCGGCCCCCGGACCAGGTCGCCCTCCTGCACCTGGGGGCGGTCGACCGGCTGCTCCACGGCGCCCTGCTGTCGCTGCGGGACGCGGCCCGGGCCATCGGGGACGGGTCGGCCGACGGGCGGGCGGGCGCGCTGCTCGCGGCGCGGGTGCGGGCGGTCGTCGCCGACGCCGCCGAGGAGGTGCTGCGGGCCGTCGGGCACGGGCTCGGGCCGGCGCCGCTCACCGCGGACGACGAGCACGCCGGGCGGGTCGCCGACCTCACGGTCTACCTGCGCCAGCACCACGCCGAGCGGGACCTCGCCGCCCTGGGGGCCCTCGTGCTCGACGGGGAGGAGACCCGGTGA
- a CDS encoding SpoIIE family protein phosphatase — translation MEPFDGAPRTPRLPRQVGQTLTELAHVTNELVRATTVDAVTTVVTEHMADAVGATIAALGLRHGPDEARLIGVRGLPEAEATAWWTFPLDTRNSMADAIANGKRIVVVGAAEISRRYPAIAGRGERTIVTVPLRGTESTLGAIHLSIPEAAPPHPAALEFIDVLADTCAQALERIEAAAVAEKQTSRLAFLAEASIQLASSLDVRSTTAKMVRMTVPRYADWCAVDVVRGGTLRRLASAHTDPAATELVAAMRDRWPEGAADGSWLDRVVETGRPLLVPDVTDDVLDRTARDAGHRAALTALDLRSVLIVPLFVRGRVAGLLTWGSSRPGRHYDEDDVRFAEHLARRAASALDNADLYGQTRAVAEQLQRAVLPELLSGDDDFEVAWRYEPSGRTEVGGDFYDAFTIGDGRHVAFVGDVMGRGVAASAAMAQMRASVRAFASVDPTPESVLDALDRMVTRFENEQLVTLVYVLADARAGTVHVASAGHLPPLIAHPDGSVERLPDADGPPLGLADGRHGLELPFGPGDSLLLVTDGLVERRDEDLETGLTRLQNAMRALQGATLDDALSRLVRTVGDESADDDVAALVLRRTATGSSLGQGMASPRMSA, via the coding sequence GTGGAGCCGTTCGACGGAGCGCCGCGCACGCCGCGCCTCCCCCGCCAGGTGGGTCAGACACTGACCGAGCTGGCGCACGTCACGAACGAGCTCGTGCGGGCCACGACGGTCGACGCCGTGACCACCGTCGTCACCGAGCACATGGCCGACGCGGTGGGCGCGACGATCGCCGCGCTGGGCCTGCGCCACGGGCCCGACGAGGCCCGCCTCATCGGCGTGCGCGGGCTGCCGGAGGCCGAGGCGACCGCGTGGTGGACCTTCCCGCTCGACACCCGCAACTCGATGGCCGACGCGATCGCCAACGGCAAGCGCATCGTCGTGGTCGGCGCGGCCGAGATCAGCCGGCGCTACCCCGCCATCGCCGGTCGCGGCGAGCGCACCATCGTCACCGTCCCCCTGCGTGGCACCGAGTCGACGCTCGGGGCGATCCACCTCTCCATCCCGGAGGCCGCCCCGCCGCACCCGGCGGCCCTGGAGTTCATCGACGTCCTCGCCGACACCTGCGCCCAGGCCCTCGAGCGCATCGAGGCCGCGGCCGTCGCCGAGAAGCAGACGAGCCGGCTCGCGTTCCTCGCCGAGGCGTCCATCCAGCTCGCGAGCAGCCTCGACGTGCGCTCGACGACGGCGAAGATGGTGCGGATGACGGTGCCGCGCTACGCGGACTGGTGCGCGGTCGACGTCGTGCGCGGCGGCACGCTGCGCCGCCTCGCCTCGGCGCACACCGACCCCGCGGCCACCGAGCTCGTCGCGGCGATGCGGGACCGGTGGCCCGAGGGCGCCGCCGACGGCTCGTGGCTCGACCGCGTCGTCGAGACCGGCCGCCCGCTGCTCGTCCCCGACGTCACCGACGACGTCCTCGACCGGACCGCCCGCGACGCCGGCCACCGCGCGGCCCTCACGGCCCTCGACCTGCGCAGCGTCCTCATCGTGCCGCTCTTCGTCCGCGGACGGGTCGCCGGCCTCCTCACGTGGGGCTCCAGCCGGCCGGGCCGGCACTACGACGAGGACGACGTGCGCTTCGCCGAGCACCTCGCGCGCCGGGCCGCCAGCGCCCTCGACAACGCCGACCTCTACGGGCAGACCCGCGCCGTCGCCGAGCAGCTGCAGCGGGCGGTCCTGCCCGAGCTGCTCTCCGGTGACGACGACTTCGAGGTCGCGTGGCGCTACGAGCCCTCCGGCCGCACCGAGGTCGGCGGCGACTTCTACGACGCCTTCACCATCGGCGACGGCCGGCACGTCGCCTTCGTCGGCGACGTCATGGGGCGCGGCGTCGCGGCCTCGGCGGCGATGGCGCAGATGCGGGCCTCGGTGCGTGCCTTCGCGTCGGTCGACCCCACCCCGGAGTCGGTCCTCGACGCCCTGGACCGGATGGTGACCCGCTTCGAGAACGAGCAGCTCGTGACGCTCGTCTACGTGCTCGCCGACGCCCGCGCCGGCACCGTCCACGTCGCGAGCGCCGGCCACCTGCCCCCGTTGATCGCCCACCCCGACGGCAGCGTCGAAAGGCTGCCCGACGCCGACGGACCGCCCCTCGGGCTGGCCGACGGCCGCCACGGGCTCGAGCTGCCGTTCGGCCCGGGCGACTCGCTGCTCCTCGTGACCGACGGCCTCGTCGAGCGCCGCGACGAGGACCTCGAGACCGGCCTGACCCGCCTGCAGAACGCCATGCGTGCGCTGCAGGGGGCGACCCTCGACGACGCCCTCTCCCGGCTCGTCCGCACCGTCGGCGACGAGTCCGCGGACGACGACGTCGCCGCGCTCGTCCTGCGCCGCACCGCGACCGGGTCCAGCCTCGGCCAGGGGATGGCCTCCCCCCGGATGAGCGCCTGA
- a CDS encoding PA2169 family four-helix-bundle protein: MDAWLRTLLALGGGLALRSVTRRAGPEALERYWPGSPVGLAAVRRLAGLPPPAEASRTTSRQDGSWARHRGSAGVQPPQHTKEHDMSDDAKAAKELVETLKDGERGFADAAEKLRDSDHPEWATTLHRLSEQRAGFHREIVALGHEYGDDVDESGSAAAALHRGWIALKDAVTGDSPDSVLGAAVTGEDHAVKEYEKALEQDLSAGFREVVARQHADVVAARDEVKALQTAS, encoded by the coding sequence GTGGATGCCTGGCTGCGTACGCTGCTCGCCCTCGGGGGCGGCCTCGCCCTGCGCTCGGTCACCCGTCGCGCCGGCCCGGAGGCGCTGGAGCGGTACTGGCCCGGCAGCCCTGTCGGGCTGGCGGCCGTGCGCCGGCTCGCCGGGCTGCCCCCCCCGGCTGAGGCGTCGCGAACAACGTCTCGACAGGACGGTTCGTGGGCGCGCCACCGGGGTAGCGCAGGGGTCCAGCCACCACAGCACACGAAGGAGCACGACATGTCGGACGACGCCAAGGCGGCCAAGGAGCTCGTCGAGACCCTCAAGGACGGCGAGCGCGGGTTCGCGGACGCCGCCGAGAAGCTGCGCGACAGCGACCACCCCGAGTGGGCCACGACGCTGCACCGCCTGTCCGAGCAGCGCGCGGGCTTCCACCGCGAGATCGTCGCCCTCGGCCACGAGTACGGCGACGACGTCGACGAGAGCGGCTCGGCCGCGGCCGCCCTCCACCGCGGCTGGATCGCCCTCAAGGACGCCGTCACCGGCGACAGCCCCGACAGCGTGCTCGGTGCCGCCGTCACGGGCGAGGACCACGCCGTCAAGGAGTACGAGAAGGCCCTCGAGCAGGACCTGAGCGCGGGCTTCCGCGAGGTCGTCGCGCGCCAGCACGCCGACGTCGTCGCCGCGCGCGACGAGGTCAAGGCGCTGCAGACCGCGAGCTGA
- a CDS encoding acyl-ACP desaturase, with protein MATLDSAALLAALEPTVEENLNRHLGAAQEWMPHEYVPWSLGRDFKELGGEPWSVEQSQLSPIARTALEVNLLTEDNLPSYHREIERAFGRDSAWGAWVNRWTAEEGRHAFCIRDYLLVTRGVDPDELERARMDTMETGYDSGDKPLLNVCAYVSFQELATRVSHRNTGRFTEEPVAEKLLIRVAKDENLHMIFYRNIIQAALELTPSQTMRAITDEVVNFQMPGAIIPGFGRKAVQMAMAGIYDLRIHHDDIVAPLLRQWGVWELEGLDADGEQAREELAAAVAALDGEATRFVEKREERAAKIAARQNA; from the coding sequence ATGGCCACACTCGACAGCGCCGCGCTGCTGGCCGCGCTGGAGCCCACGGTCGAGGAGAACCTCAACCGTCACCTCGGCGCCGCCCAGGAGTGGATGCCCCACGAGTACGTGCCGTGGTCGCTCGGTCGCGACTTCAAGGAGCTCGGCGGCGAGCCGTGGTCGGTCGAGCAGTCGCAGCTCTCACCGATCGCCCGCACCGCGCTCGAGGTCAACCTCCTGACCGAGGACAACCTGCCGAGCTACCACCGCGAGATCGAGCGCGCCTTCGGCCGCGACAGCGCGTGGGGCGCGTGGGTCAACCGCTGGACCGCGGAGGAGGGCCGGCACGCGTTCTGCATCCGCGACTACCTGCTCGTCACGCGCGGCGTCGACCCCGACGAGCTCGAGCGGGCGCGGATGGACACGATGGAGACCGGCTACGACTCCGGCGACAAGCCGCTGCTCAACGTCTGCGCGTACGTGTCCTTCCAGGAGCTCGCGACCCGGGTGTCGCACCGCAACACCGGCCGCTTCACCGAGGAGCCCGTCGCCGAGAAGCTGCTCATCCGGGTGGCCAAGGACGAGAACCTCCACATGATCTTCTACCGGAACATCATCCAGGCGGCGCTCGAGCTGACCCCGAGCCAGACGATGCGGGCGATCACCGACGAGGTCGTGAACTTCCAGATGCCCGGCGCGATCATCCCGGGCTTCGGCCGCAAGGCCGTCCAGATGGCGATGGCCGGCATCTACGACCTGCGCATCCACCACGACGACATCGTCGCGCCGCTGCTGCGGCAGTGGGGCGTCTGGGAGCTCGAGGGCCTCGACGCCGACGGCGAGCAGGCCCGCGAGGAGCTCGCCGCCGCGGTGGCGGCCCTCGACGGCGAGGCGACCCGCTTCGTCGAGAAGCGTGAGGAGCGGGCCGCGAAGATCGCCGCGCGGCAGAACGCCTGA
- a CDS encoding DUF1990 domain-containing protein, with the protein MTVGFLDPHQRARLSSARLSYDARTGFLDVPPEGYARLDESVVLAHTDLEGAAHDLFTWQVQARAGLHVRTSELPLRTGTVVEMRGGVGPLALTIPCRVVDVIDEPGRAGFAYGTLAGHPEAGEERFLVERLDDGRLRFRITAVSRPASLLARLAGPLGRAGQRWMTRRYLRALDRP; encoded by the coding sequence ATGACCGTCGGCTTCCTCGACCCGCACCAGCGGGCGCGGCTGTCGTCCGCACGCCTGTCGTACGACGCGCGGACCGGCTTCCTCGACGTCCCGCCGGAGGGGTACGCGCGCCTCGACGAGTCGGTCGTCCTGGCGCACACCGACCTCGAGGGCGCGGCCCACGACCTCTTCACCTGGCAGGTGCAGGCGCGCGCGGGGCTGCACGTGCGCACCTCCGAGCTGCCGCTGCGCACCGGGACCGTGGTCGAGATGCGCGGAGGCGTCGGGCCGCTGGCGCTGACCATCCCGTGCCGCGTCGTCGACGTCATCGACGAGCCGGGTCGCGCGGGCTTCGCGTACGGGACGCTGGCCGGCCACCCCGAGGCGGGCGAGGAGCGCTTCCTCGTGGAGCGGCTCGACGACGGGCGGCTCCGCTTCCGCATCACGGCGGTCTCGCGGCCCGCGTCACTGCTCGCCCGCCTGGCCGGCCCGCTCGGCCGGGCCGGCCAGCGGTGGATGACCCGCCGCTACCTGCGCGCCCTCGACCGCCCCTGA
- a CDS encoding ABC transporter ATP-binding protein, whose amino-acid sequence MAKSINRSARTGRFVTAAAVRRSPATTTTERVGRGTGNSRAVNRSASTGQFVTDAAARRNPGGTIQQQV is encoded by the coding sequence ATGGCCAAGTCCATCAACCGCAGCGCCCGCACCGGGCGCTTCGTCACGGCAGCAGCTGTGCGGCGGTCCCCGGCAACCACGACCACGGAGCGGGTCGGCCGGGGGACGGGCAACTCCCGCGCCGTGAACCGTTCCGCGAGTACGGGGCAGTTCGTCACCGATGCGGCGGCCCGCCGCAACCCCGGAGGCACCATCCAGCAGCAGGTGTGA
- a CDS encoding XRE family transcriptional regulator, with protein sequence MSKAALAREVGISPTAITQFEKGGARPSHGVLAQMCLTLGLPRDFFGAGNPLALLPASEAHFRSLRSTSATEREKALAFGEVSLEVVRLIENYVDFPPLNLPDISVPESMSPEAIASCAAEVRAAWSLPEGPIANMVSLLEAHGILALPLPETTDRKVDAFSTAAGGRPLVFFKPGAGDKARRRFDAAHELGHLVLHPDTEPGSKTVERQAHAFAAEFLMPRRQIEPLLPKRIDWPTLHDLKQTWQVSLRALVYRAHELGRLSDASYRRANQQLAIWGLPEPGELGPAESPRLLGKARALLEENNIDLASILKAGRIPTDLSDMVLSAGTRIRPNVTI encoded by the coding sequence ATGTCCAAAGCCGCGCTCGCTCGCGAGGTCGGGATCTCGCCCACCGCCATCACGCAGTTCGAGAAAGGCGGCGCGAGACCGAGTCACGGCGTGCTGGCCCAGATGTGCCTGACGCTGGGCCTGCCACGTGACTTCTTCGGAGCCGGCAACCCGTTGGCACTCCTACCCGCCTCCGAGGCGCACTTCCGGTCCTTGCGCTCCACCAGCGCCACTGAGCGTGAAAAGGCCCTGGCGTTCGGCGAAGTCAGCTTGGAGGTTGTGCGGCTGATCGAGAACTACGTCGACTTCCCACCGCTGAACCTGCCCGACATCTCCGTGCCCGAGAGCATGTCCCCAGAGGCAATCGCATCGTGCGCCGCCGAGGTCAGGGCAGCCTGGAGCCTCCCCGAAGGACCGATCGCGAACATGGTCAGCCTCCTGGAAGCGCACGGCATCCTGGCCCTTCCCCTGCCCGAGACCACGGACAGGAAGGTCGACGCGTTCTCCACGGCCGCCGGCGGTCGCCCCCTGGTCTTCTTCAAGCCGGGTGCTGGCGACAAGGCCCGTCGACGCTTTGATGCGGCCCACGAGCTCGGGCACTTGGTGTTGCACCCAGACACCGAACCTGGCTCGAAGACGGTCGAGCGGCAGGCGCACGCGTTTGCGGCAGAGTTCCTCATGCCACGCAGGCAGATTGAGCCTCTTCTTCCCAAGCGCATCGACTGGCCGACACTTCACGACCTGAAGCAGACATGGCAGGTCAGCTTGCGCGCGCTGGTGTACCGCGCGCACGAACTGGGTCGCCTCAGCGACGCCTCGTACCGCAGGGCAAACCAGCAGCTTGCCATCTGGGGCCTCCCGGAGCCCGGGGAGCTCGGTCCTGCCGAATCTCCCCGCCTCCTAGGCAAGGCCAGAGCGCTTCTTGAGGAAAATAATATCGACTTGGCCTCGATCCTTAAGGCCGGTCGGATTCCGACGGACCTGTCGGACATGGTCTTATCTGCTGGGACGAGGATTCGACCAAACGTCACTATCTAG